Sequence from the Aquipuribacter hungaricus genome:
CCGCGAGAGGGCCGAGGGACAGGGCGGGGAAGAACGTGAGGCCGGCGACGACCACGACGACGAAGCCGTGCAGGCCGACGAACACCGGGGTGTGGGTCGGCAGGGTCCCGGCGCCGGGCGTGGTCCGGACCTGCTGCGCGAGCGACCCGGCGAGGGCGAGGACCAGGACCACCGGGACGAACCGGCCCAGCAGCATCACCAGACCGAGCGCGGTGTCCTGGTACGTCGTCCCGGCGCCGAACCCGGCGAACGCCGAGCCGTTGTTGTTCGCGGCGGAGGCGTAGGCGTAGAGGACCTCGCCGAGCCCGTGGGGGCCCGGGTCCTGCACCGAGGCCTCGACCAGGGCGGGGGTCCCGGCGGTGAGCGCCGCCCCGACCAGCAGCAGGGCCGGCATGGTGAGGATGGACAGCGCGACCAGGGTGACCTCGCGCCGGCCGACCTTCTTGCCCAGGTACTCCGGGGTGCGCCCGACCATGAGCCCGGACAGGAACACCGCCAGGACGGCGAGCACGAGGATCCCGTACAGGCCGGAGCCGACGCCGCCGGGGGCGACCTCGCCCAGCATCATGAGCACGAGCGCCACCCCGCCGCCGGCCGCCGTCAGGCTGTCGTGGGAGGCGTTGACCGCGCCGGTGCTCGTGGCGGTCGTCGACACCGCGAACAGGGCCGACGCCCACTCCCCGAAGCGGGTCTCCATGCCCTCCATGGCGGCCCCGGCGAGCTGGGGCACGCTGCCGAGCGCCCGCACCTCGGCCCAGGTGGCTACGGCGAGGGCGAGCCCCCAGATGCCGGCCATGACGCCCAGGACGGCGAGCCCCTGGCGTCGGTCACCGACCATCGTGCCGAAGGTGCGGGGCAGGGCGGAGGGGACGAGCAGCAGCAGGAAGACCTGGAGCAGGTTGGTCAGCCCGGAGGGGTTCTCGAACGGGTGGGCGCTGTTGGCGTTGTAGAACCCGCCGCCGTTGGTGCCGAGCTCCTTGATGGCCTCCTGCGAGGCGACGGGTCCGCCGGGGATGCTCTGCGCCTGACCGGCGAGCGTGGTCACCCCGGTCGGACCGGCCCAGTTCTGCACCACGCCGCCGAGGAGGAGCAGGACCGCCGCGACCAGCGCGAGCGGGAGCAGCACGCGCGTGACAGACCGGACGACGTCCACCCAGACGTTGCCGACCCGGTCGGTGCGGGATCGGGCCAGGCCCCGGACCAGCGCGACCGCCACGGCGAGGCCGACGGCCGCCGAGACGAAGTTCTGGACCGTGAGGACGGTCATCTGGGCGAGGTGGCCCATGACGGCCTCGCCGGCGTACCACTGCCAGTTGGTGTTGGTGACGAAGCTGACCGCGGTGTTCCACGCCCCGGCCGGGGGCACCGC
This genomic interval carries:
- the kdpA gene encoding potassium-transporting ATPase subunit KdpA, with the protein product MTGPVLSDTAAGLLQVAVLVAALAAVHVPLGDHMARTFTSTHHTRAERAVYRAVGVDPDADQRWSVYALSLLGFSLVGVLATYAVLRLQALLPLSLGLPAVPPAGAWNTAVSFVTNTNWQWYAGEAVMGHLAQMTVLTVQNFVSAAVGLAVAVALVRGLARSRTDRVGNVWVDVVRSVTRVLLPLALVAAVLLLLGGVVQNWAGPTGVTTLAGQAQSIPGGPVASQEAIKELGTNGGGFYNANSAHPFENPSGLTNLLQVFLLLLVPSALPRTFGTMVGDRRQGLAVLGVMAGIWGLALAVATWAEVRALGSVPQLAGAAMEGMETRFGEWASALFAVSTTATSTGAVNASHDSLTAAGGGVALVLMMLGEVAPGGVGSGLYGILVLAVLAVFLSGLMVGRTPEYLGKKVGRREVTLVALSILTMPALLLVGAALTAGTPALVEASVQDPGPHGLGEVLYAYASAANNNGSAFAGFGAGTTYQDTALGLVMLLGRFVPVVLVLALAGSLAQQVRTTPGAGTLPTHTPVFVGLHGFVVVVVAGLTFFPALSLGPLAEALQ